One genomic window of Branchiostoma lanceolatum isolate klBraLanc5 chromosome 5, klBraLanc5.hap2, whole genome shotgun sequence includes the following:
- the LOC136434677 gene encoding DNA repair protein complementing XP-C cells-like isoform X1 yields the protein MGRQNRQTRRSTRTTEQNGGGESEQKSLSADDHKSAVKRTSVAAGSRNKTSRKVPVVVLENLEESDLMPHKDLSNKSKKQTNKVHDDKSRNGSSVSVRKQKTVTNGSEAETCVAGKGRGKRCATKSSSGVSTQIGKEDKKGITNKRKAARKTRGQETDWIEKDDDDDFDDDGPTTTRVKKMKTNQEPETKQDILGKEKTNSKKGARKKRSQEADLMVKDNDVEDDGPGTSKVKKMKTKSQESVKDAKHHTAKVEEEEASTSSTRAEMADAPTRHPAGLKETHESSDSEFEWEEVEEIQTATKSPEKKLQDISIELSEDAIPGLFKKKKKQFDWSGYIKRQIRRISKEQRESLHKAHLLTLLACALYRSRVCNDTDLAGLALSLTPPEIVRRRRWDLGFLSKVVKWFRSKFPLVLDEEEECEDNSNCAVATLGRRLQEGTVRSENELVWLLIVVLRMLQLDTRLVISLQPIPLKESSPSKSKRNTSAQKKTSKSAPKSRGGTSKTQASKSAKQTKNAKQAKPGKRRKMTESSDDSSTERSSGKTSDPPSRRQQKTKNSRPRRRASKTKPMVEVSESDNEESDDSDYVPESSTDVKDSSSRESDVLKVEEISISSDDSDLEIIDVSKLRTKKKPGKPNQQPSRKIISEDSDESVVELTGEDSEICNEWVEVYLADEERWVTVDVVSGLVDRPEVLEQRVTRPMAYVVGVDTEGSVKDVTKRYAAGWMTSTRLLREDRWGTWWTDTLGLYSSSDKDRSKKEDIELHSKLLQKPLPTTIGEFKDHPLYALRRHLLKYDAIYPETAAVLGYCKGEPVYARECVHQLHTRDKWLQEARVVRSGEVPYKMVKHNNPNWLKRKMERQGIFTTGNADEPTVALFVRWQTEDYMPPLAVDGKVPRNDYGNVDLYLPCMLPQGTVHLQIPGLERVARKLDIDCAPAVVGFDFHSGWSHPVKDGYIVCEEHKGLLIAAWEEDRQNREQKVKEKREKRSLDNWRKLTKALLISQRLKRRFQIQNESKVKSSEEGEDIDDDDDDDDNGDETSDRAVDVEKSWPRRDFGQEATSSKTHRSRGKKGQKEDAHLFPFEKL from the exons ATGGGGAggcaaaacagacaaacacggAGATCAACAAGGACGACGGAGCAAAACGGAGGCGGCG AATCAGAACAAAAGTCATTATCAGCTGATGATCACAAGTCTGCAGTTAAGAGAACTTCAGTTGCAGCAGgatcaagaaacaaaacatccaGAAAGGTTCCAGTTGTTGTACTGGAAAACTTGGAAGAGTCCGACTTAATGCCCCATAAAGACCTCTCCAACAAGagcaagaaacaaacaaataaagttcATGATGACAAATCTAGAAACGGAAGTTCTGTTAGCGTTAGGAAGCAGAAGACTGTGACAAATGGTTCTGAGGCGGAAACATGTGTGGCAGGAAAAGGGCGGGGGAAGAGATGTGCAACAAAATCTTCCAGTGGGGTATCTACACAGATAggtaaagaagacaaaaaagggATAACCAACAAGAGGAAAGCGGCAAGGAAGACGAGGGGTCAAGAAACAGACTGGATTGAAaaggacgatgatgatgactttgATGATGATGGACCAACAACCACAAGGgtcaaaaagatgaaaacaaatcaagaaccagaaacaaaacaagacattttAGGGAAAGAAAAGACAAACAGCAAGAAAGGAGCAAGGAAGAAGAGAAGTCAAGAAGCGGACTTGATGGTAAAAGATAATGATGTTGAAGATGATGGACCAGGAACTTCAAAAgtcaaaaagatgaaaacaaaaagTCAAGAATCTGTCAAAGATGCGAAACACCATACAGCAAAAGTTGAAGAAGAAGAGgccagtactagtagtactaggGCAGAGATGGCTGATGCACCAACAAGGCATCCAGCGGGACTTAAGGAGACCCATGAGTCCTCAGACAGTGAGTTTGAATGGGAAGAAGTAGAGGAAATTCAGACAGCCACGAAGAGCCCTGAGAAGAAACTCCAAGACATCAGCATCGAGCTATCAGAAGACGCCATCCCTGGATTGttcaaaaagaagaagaagcagttTGATTGGAGCGGTTACATCAAACGACAGATTCGAAGGATTAGTAAAGAGCAGAGAGAGAGCCTTCACAAAGCGCACCTGTTAACACTGCTGGCCTGTGCACTGTACAGGAGTAGGGTATGTAACGACACAGACTTGGCAGGCCTGGCTTTGTCTCTGACACCGCCGGAAATCGTTCGCAGAAGAAGGTGGGATCTTGGCTTCTTGAGCAAAGTGGTCAAGTGGTTCCGGTCCAAATTCCCATTGGTTTTAGATGAGGAGGAAGAATGTGAAGACAACAGTAACTGTGCGGTAGCAACGCTTGGAAGGAGACTACAGGAAGGGACGGTGAGATCTGAGAACGAGCTGGTCTGGCTGTTAATCGTGGTCCTGAGGATGTTACAGCTGGACACACGACTGGTCATCTCCTTACAG CCTATCCCTCTAAAAGAGTCATCCCCATCAAAGTCCAAGCGGAATACGTCTGCACAAAAGAAGACATCAAAGTCTGCACCAAAGTCCAGAGGAGGCACTTCAAAAACTCAAGCTTCTAAGTCTGCGAAGCAGactaaaaatgcaaaacaagccaAGCCagggaaaagaagaaaaatgactgAATCTTCAGATGACTCGAGCACGGAACGTTCGTCAGGGAAGACATCCGATCCGCCTTCAAGGAGGCAGcagaaaacaaagaattcaAGACCAAGGAGACGTGCATCCAAGACAAAGCCAATGGTCGAAGTGTCAGAATCTGACAATGAAGAGAGCGATGATTCAGACTATGTTCCTGAATCCAGTACAGATGTGAAGGATTCTTCATCTAGAGAGTCTGACGTGTTGAAAGTCGAAGAGATAAGCATTTCATCAGACGACAGCGATCTTGAAATCATCGACGTATCGAAACTCAGGACCAAGAAGAAACCAGGCAAGCCAAACCAGCAGCCTAGCAGAAAGATCATCTCTGAAGATTCAGACGAAAGCGTGGTAGAACTGACCGGTGAAGATTCAGAAATCTGTAACGAGTGGGTAGAGGTGTACTTAGCAGATGAGGAGAGATGGGTGACAGTGGATGTGGTCAGTGGTCTGGTGGACAGGCCAGAGGTGTTGGAACAGCGGGTGACCCGACCGATGGCGTACGTCGTTGGGGTGGACACTGAAGGCAGCGTGAAGGACGTTACCAAGCGTTACGCGGCGGGATGGATGACGTCTACACGCCTGCTGAGGGAGGATCGGTGGGGCACTTGGTGGACAGATACGCTCGGACTGTACTCATCGTCTGATAAGGACAG GAGCAAGAAGGAAGACATTGAGCTACACAGCAAACTTCTGCAGAAGCCTCTTCCAACCACCATAGGGGAATTCAAGGACCACCCTTTGTACGCCCTGCGGAGGCACCTGCTGAAGTATGATGCTATCTACCCAGAGACTGCAGCTGTGCTGGGATACTGCAAGGGAGAGCCTGTCTATGCAAG GGAGTGTGTTCACCAGCTTCACACCCGTGACAAGTGGCTACAGGAGGCACGAGTGGTCAGATCAGGGGAGGTGCCGTACAAGATGGTCAAACACAACAACCCCAACTGGCTGAAGAGGAAGATGGAACGCCAAGGAATTTTTACAACTGGAAACGCTGATGAACCGACTGTAGCTCTGTTTGTA AGGTGGCAGACTGAGGACTACATGCCGCCTCTAGCTGTGGACGGTAAGGTGCCCAGGAACGACTATGGCAATGTGGACCTGTACCTTCCCTGCATGCTGCCACAGGGCACTGTGCATCTACAGATCCCAG GACTAGAGCGTGTTGCGAGGAAGCTGGACATTGACTGTGCCCCAgctgtggttgggtttgacttccaCAGTGGCTGGTCACATCCGGTCAAAGATGGCTACATAGTGTGTGAGGAGCATAAG GGCCTGCTGATAGCGGCATGGGAAGAAGACAGGCAGAACAGAGAGCAGAAAGTGAAAGAGAAGCGAGAGAAGAGATCCTTGGACAACTGGAGAAAGTTAACAAAGGCCTTGCTGATCAGTCAGCgtttaaaaagaagattccAG ATCCAGAATGAGTCCAAGGTCAAATCATCGGAGGAAGGGGAGGAcatcgatgatgatgatgatgatgatgacaatggtgACGAGACTTCTGACCGTGCTGTTGATGTTGAGAAGTCCTGGCCGAGAAGAGACTTTGGTCAGGAGGCTACCAGTTCTAAAACCCATCGGTCCAGAGGAAAGAAGGGACAAAAGGAGGATGCTCATTTATTCCCATTTGAGAAGTTATAA
- the LOC136434677 gene encoding DNA repair protein complementing XP-C cells-like isoform X2, whose translation MGRQNRQTRRSTRTTEQNGGESEQKSLSADDHKSAVKRTSVAAGSRNKTSRKVPVVVLENLEESDLMPHKDLSNKSKKQTNKVHDDKSRNGSSVSVRKQKTVTNGSEAETCVAGKGRGKRCATKSSSGVSTQIGKEDKKGITNKRKAARKTRGQETDWIEKDDDDDFDDDGPTTTRVKKMKTNQEPETKQDILGKEKTNSKKGARKKRSQEADLMVKDNDVEDDGPGTSKVKKMKTKSQESVKDAKHHTAKVEEEEASTSSTRAEMADAPTRHPAGLKETHESSDSEFEWEEVEEIQTATKSPEKKLQDISIELSEDAIPGLFKKKKKQFDWSGYIKRQIRRISKEQRESLHKAHLLTLLACALYRSRVCNDTDLAGLALSLTPPEIVRRRRWDLGFLSKVVKWFRSKFPLVLDEEEECEDNSNCAVATLGRRLQEGTVRSENELVWLLIVVLRMLQLDTRLVISLQPIPLKESSPSKSKRNTSAQKKTSKSAPKSRGGTSKTQASKSAKQTKNAKQAKPGKRRKMTESSDDSSTERSSGKTSDPPSRRQQKTKNSRPRRRASKTKPMVEVSESDNEESDDSDYVPESSTDVKDSSSRESDVLKVEEISISSDDSDLEIIDVSKLRTKKKPGKPNQQPSRKIISEDSDESVVELTGEDSEICNEWVEVYLADEERWVTVDVVSGLVDRPEVLEQRVTRPMAYVVGVDTEGSVKDVTKRYAAGWMTSTRLLREDRWGTWWTDTLGLYSSSDKDRSKKEDIELHSKLLQKPLPTTIGEFKDHPLYALRRHLLKYDAIYPETAAVLGYCKGEPVYARECVHQLHTRDKWLQEARVVRSGEVPYKMVKHNNPNWLKRKMERQGIFTTGNADEPTVALFVRWQTEDYMPPLAVDGKVPRNDYGNVDLYLPCMLPQGTVHLQIPGLERVARKLDIDCAPAVVGFDFHSGWSHPVKDGYIVCEEHKGLLIAAWEEDRQNREQKVKEKREKRSLDNWRKLTKALLISQRLKRRFQIQNESKVKSSEEGEDIDDDDDDDDNGDETSDRAVDVEKSWPRRDFGQEATSSKTHRSRGKKGQKEDAHLFPFEKL comes from the exons ATGGGGAggcaaaacagacaaacacggAGATCAACAAGGACGACGGAGCAAAACGGAGGCG AATCAGAACAAAAGTCATTATCAGCTGATGATCACAAGTCTGCAGTTAAGAGAACTTCAGTTGCAGCAGgatcaagaaacaaaacatccaGAAAGGTTCCAGTTGTTGTACTGGAAAACTTGGAAGAGTCCGACTTAATGCCCCATAAAGACCTCTCCAACAAGagcaagaaacaaacaaataaagttcATGATGACAAATCTAGAAACGGAAGTTCTGTTAGCGTTAGGAAGCAGAAGACTGTGACAAATGGTTCTGAGGCGGAAACATGTGTGGCAGGAAAAGGGCGGGGGAAGAGATGTGCAACAAAATCTTCCAGTGGGGTATCTACACAGATAggtaaagaagacaaaaaagggATAACCAACAAGAGGAAAGCGGCAAGGAAGACGAGGGGTCAAGAAACAGACTGGATTGAAaaggacgatgatgatgactttgATGATGATGGACCAACAACCACAAGGgtcaaaaagatgaaaacaaatcaagaaccagaaacaaaacaagacattttAGGGAAAGAAAAGACAAACAGCAAGAAAGGAGCAAGGAAGAAGAGAAGTCAAGAAGCGGACTTGATGGTAAAAGATAATGATGTTGAAGATGATGGACCAGGAACTTCAAAAgtcaaaaagatgaaaacaaaaagTCAAGAATCTGTCAAAGATGCGAAACACCATACAGCAAAAGTTGAAGAAGAAGAGgccagtactagtagtactaggGCAGAGATGGCTGATGCACCAACAAGGCATCCAGCGGGACTTAAGGAGACCCATGAGTCCTCAGACAGTGAGTTTGAATGGGAAGAAGTAGAGGAAATTCAGACAGCCACGAAGAGCCCTGAGAAGAAACTCCAAGACATCAGCATCGAGCTATCAGAAGACGCCATCCCTGGATTGttcaaaaagaagaagaagcagttTGATTGGAGCGGTTACATCAAACGACAGATTCGAAGGATTAGTAAAGAGCAGAGAGAGAGCCTTCACAAAGCGCACCTGTTAACACTGCTGGCCTGTGCACTGTACAGGAGTAGGGTATGTAACGACACAGACTTGGCAGGCCTGGCTTTGTCTCTGACACCGCCGGAAATCGTTCGCAGAAGAAGGTGGGATCTTGGCTTCTTGAGCAAAGTGGTCAAGTGGTTCCGGTCCAAATTCCCATTGGTTTTAGATGAGGAGGAAGAATGTGAAGACAACAGTAACTGTGCGGTAGCAACGCTTGGAAGGAGACTACAGGAAGGGACGGTGAGATCTGAGAACGAGCTGGTCTGGCTGTTAATCGTGGTCCTGAGGATGTTACAGCTGGACACACGACTGGTCATCTCCTTACAG CCTATCCCTCTAAAAGAGTCATCCCCATCAAAGTCCAAGCGGAATACGTCTGCACAAAAGAAGACATCAAAGTCTGCACCAAAGTCCAGAGGAGGCACTTCAAAAACTCAAGCTTCTAAGTCTGCGAAGCAGactaaaaatgcaaaacaagccaAGCCagggaaaagaagaaaaatgactgAATCTTCAGATGACTCGAGCACGGAACGTTCGTCAGGGAAGACATCCGATCCGCCTTCAAGGAGGCAGcagaaaacaaagaattcaAGACCAAGGAGACGTGCATCCAAGACAAAGCCAATGGTCGAAGTGTCAGAATCTGACAATGAAGAGAGCGATGATTCAGACTATGTTCCTGAATCCAGTACAGATGTGAAGGATTCTTCATCTAGAGAGTCTGACGTGTTGAAAGTCGAAGAGATAAGCATTTCATCAGACGACAGCGATCTTGAAATCATCGACGTATCGAAACTCAGGACCAAGAAGAAACCAGGCAAGCCAAACCAGCAGCCTAGCAGAAAGATCATCTCTGAAGATTCAGACGAAAGCGTGGTAGAACTGACCGGTGAAGATTCAGAAATCTGTAACGAGTGGGTAGAGGTGTACTTAGCAGATGAGGAGAGATGGGTGACAGTGGATGTGGTCAGTGGTCTGGTGGACAGGCCAGAGGTGTTGGAACAGCGGGTGACCCGACCGATGGCGTACGTCGTTGGGGTGGACACTGAAGGCAGCGTGAAGGACGTTACCAAGCGTTACGCGGCGGGATGGATGACGTCTACACGCCTGCTGAGGGAGGATCGGTGGGGCACTTGGTGGACAGATACGCTCGGACTGTACTCATCGTCTGATAAGGACAG GAGCAAGAAGGAAGACATTGAGCTACACAGCAAACTTCTGCAGAAGCCTCTTCCAACCACCATAGGGGAATTCAAGGACCACCCTTTGTACGCCCTGCGGAGGCACCTGCTGAAGTATGATGCTATCTACCCAGAGACTGCAGCTGTGCTGGGATACTGCAAGGGAGAGCCTGTCTATGCAAG GGAGTGTGTTCACCAGCTTCACACCCGTGACAAGTGGCTACAGGAGGCACGAGTGGTCAGATCAGGGGAGGTGCCGTACAAGATGGTCAAACACAACAACCCCAACTGGCTGAAGAGGAAGATGGAACGCCAAGGAATTTTTACAACTGGAAACGCTGATGAACCGACTGTAGCTCTGTTTGTA AGGTGGCAGACTGAGGACTACATGCCGCCTCTAGCTGTGGACGGTAAGGTGCCCAGGAACGACTATGGCAATGTGGACCTGTACCTTCCCTGCATGCTGCCACAGGGCACTGTGCATCTACAGATCCCAG GACTAGAGCGTGTTGCGAGGAAGCTGGACATTGACTGTGCCCCAgctgtggttgggtttgacttccaCAGTGGCTGGTCACATCCGGTCAAAGATGGCTACATAGTGTGTGAGGAGCATAAG GGCCTGCTGATAGCGGCATGGGAAGAAGACAGGCAGAACAGAGAGCAGAAAGTGAAAGAGAAGCGAGAGAAGAGATCCTTGGACAACTGGAGAAAGTTAACAAAGGCCTTGCTGATCAGTCAGCgtttaaaaagaagattccAG ATCCAGAATGAGTCCAAGGTCAAATCATCGGAGGAAGGGGAGGAcatcgatgatgatgatgatgatgatgacaatggtgACGAGACTTCTGACCGTGCTGTTGATGTTGAGAAGTCCTGGCCGAGAAGAGACTTTGGTCAGGAGGCTACCAGTTCTAAAACCCATCGGTCCAGAGGAAAGAAGGGACAAAAGGAGGATGCTCATTTATTCCCATTTGAGAAGTTATAA
- the LOC136434676 gene encoding NLR family CARD domain-containing protein 4-like, whose protein sequence is MRRQLPVGIGQSKETLQKRRKSLDSRACLVAPGGQNRTVKMEESPCLQQTTDKCHNMLLSPSLKIEAEVSSDSGADVHSDEQEESGQCLSPKSLASPSSYTSLASISPMPSGVDLKSLLDDSFPHSPNASLNQEITEHTDSSSKPPRRAIDILIGGERFVYGQSSGDTSPHSPFRSYAEKGEVPSATSDTSIHAVRDELAKHYISTMQQITPLPWNSKFLVDVRDVSLHYEVLQEGKRPGDMHRVRLKRFEDVFECKGLPGPRRIFFQCIPGVRKATLLNKVPVEWSRGRWMFLVERFQLLFSINLLDVTAEDTLWDTLRRQFPQPLAAASVESVKAFLLDEETQWSTLFLIDGYDERADINGDIRKLIQGRLFPDSCVIVFARPVNYPDLMQWMDTRVEISGFSIRSAYRLLHNYFPDNPHKAAGLIAALKQYENVTAVDVKRTSLHIWLLCVLWDDNPKKAFPETMTRLYSEFLSCVIRHHKELTREELDVEAVLNPFGKIAMDGLLGKKAMFNLCDLEPIQDGINLLLELGILRSGSKSLDIMAPSTLLFSHTTMQEFVAGRYLATRLPQDGPHEHLPFNTVKDALALENVILFACGTTANAGKVILSHLAKIYADELREHEEAYYGEQLQTAEFEEFRSFIVLCLRCLYESPVRKELCQCCMLDFLSRRVRLDWMGVPSQESVALQCFLCLTATEGTKSAVTDLTLSFHDYSLKKPEYLFNILHYVPHLKNLTVHLGSCLEKECEDLSLLDQPLGCLRELCSVHITGDARRFTGLSFAFLKPSESFTSLTMQDVQLGGRLARVAANFKYLPCLTTIKLQDCGLSGEDVTAMAEYLYHVPLEDLDVSFNELGNGVSNLVNKLVDLPSLRILRMCDVSPTFNTIETIGKALEHMKQLEELHLAQNEVDAWNYRGCWEDLVQNVCHLPKLRVVDVSRCLIGSHNITLLVKSLIHTAVEVINIAYNEATNETMEALEENLVQLQYLKSLNVSGNEISFHGIYYFGKALHQARDLTNLNVSYNELADVAVADLAGRLHQVSGHLRVLDISSNPISEEGLKNFASSMEPMLALKQLNMSGAGWQSFHLSNEAALVLAQLLGRLPSLERLELRWITMQLEGFQAVVRAAMKHPKLQELWYCREKVPRGTEALVVEAKKLLHFEDAN, encoded by the exons ATGAGAAGGCAGTTGCCTGTAGGAATCGGACAATCAAAAGAGACTTTGCAGAAGAGGAGGAAAAGCCTAGATAGCAGGGCCTGTCTTGTAGCGCCGGGTGGGCAGAATAGAACAGTTAAGATGGAGGAGTCCCCGTGCCTGCAACAGACTACCGACAAATGTCACAACATGCTGCTCTCCCCTAGTCTTAAGATAGAGGCCGAGGTATCATCAGACAGTGGAGCTGACGTACATTCTGATGAACAAGAGGAAAGTGGCCAGTGTCTCAGTCCCAAATCACTCGCATCACCCTCAAGTTATACCAGCCTCGCGAGCATAAGTCCAATGCCAAGTGGAGTTGATCTCAAAAGTCTACTGGATGATTCCTTTCCCCATTCCCCTAACGCAAGTCTTAACCAGGAAATCACTGAGCACACAGACAGTAGTTCAAAACCTCCGAGGAGGGCAATAGACATTCTCATTGGAGGGGAACGATTTGTTTATGGCCAGAGTAGTGGGGACACCAGCCCCCATAGTCCTTTCAGATCCTATGCAGAGAAAGGGGAGGTGCCCTCTGCAACCTCCGACACTTCAATCCATGCTGTGAGGGATGAATTAGCCAAACATTACATTAGCACCATGCAGCAAATAACACCTTTGCCGTGGAATAGCAAGTTCTTAGTCGACGTGCGAGACGTCAGTCTACATTACGAAGTCCTGCAGGAAGGAAAGAGGCCCGGTGACATGCACAGGGTCCGCCTCAAGAGATTCGAAGACGTGTTTGAGTGTAAGGGACTGCCCGGTCCAAGACGTATTTTCTTCCAGTGCATCCCAGGGGTTAGAAAGGCCACTCTGTTGAACAAAGTACCTGTAGAGTGGAGCAGGGGGCGATGGATGTTTCTAGTGGAGCGTTTCCAGTTGCTCTTCAGCATAAATCTGCTAGATGTCACTGCTGAAGATACCCTGTGGGACACCCTGAGAAGGCAGTTTCCACAGCCACTGGCAGCTGCTTCCGTTGAAAGCGTGAAAGCCTTCCTTCTCGACGAGGAAACGCAGTGGTCGACGCTGTTTCTCATCGACGGCTACGACGAACGTGCCGACATCAACGGTGACATCAGGAAGCTGATTCAGGGCAGGCTCTTCCCCGACAGTTGCGTGATCGTCTTCGCCCGTCCCGTCAACTATCCAGACCTGATGCAGTGGATGGACACAAGAGTCGAGATATCCGGTTTCTCCATTCGGAGTGCGTACAGGCTGCTTCACAACTACTTTCCAGATAACCCTCACAAGGCAGCAGGACTGATCGCAGCTCTGAAGCAGTACGAGAATGTGACTGCCGTTGACGTGAAGCGGACCTCCCTGCACATCTGGCTTCTGTGCGTCCTGTGGGACGACAACCCAAAGAAGGCGTTTCCGGAGACGATGACTCGGCTCTACAGCGAATTCTTGTCCTGCGTCATCCGTCATCACAAGGAGCTGACGAGGGAAGAACTGGACGTCGAGGCAGTCCTGAATCCGTTTGGGAAGATAGCGATGGACGGGCTTCTTGGGAAGAAAGCCATGTTCAACCTCTGTGACTTGGAACCGATTCAGGACGGCATCAACCTGTTGTTAGAGCTTGGCATCTTGAGATCGGGATCGAAGTCGCTTGACATCATGGCACCGTCAACTTTGCTCTTCTCGCACACAACGATGCAGGAGTTTGTAGCAGGAAGGTACCTTGCTACAAGACTGCCACAAGATGGTCCCCACGAGCATCTGCCCTTCAACACAGTCAAAGATGCCCTGGCGCTCGAGAATGTCATTCTGTTCGCCTGCGGTACAACAGCAAATGCGGGAAAAGTCATCCTCTCTCATCTGGCAAAGATATACGCAGATGAGCTCCGAGAGCACGAAGAAGCCTACTATGGTGAGCAGCTGCAAACTGCTGAGTTTGAAGAGTTCAGAAGCTTCATCGTCCTCTGTCTGAGGTGTCTGTATGAAAGCCCTGTCAGAAAGGAGCTGTGTCAGTGTTGCATGCTTGACTTCCTGTCCAGACGAGTGAGGTTAGATTGGATGGGGGTCCCTTCGCAGGAAAGTGTTGCCCTACAATGTTTCCTATGTCTCACAGCCACGGAGGGCACCAAAAGTGCTGTAACTGACCTTACCCTGTCATTCCACGACTACTCGCTCAAGAAACCAGAGTACCTATTCAACATTCTCCACTATGTCCCCCACTTGAAGAATCTCACTGTACATCTTGGTAGCTGTTTGGAAAAAGAATGCGAAGATTTGAGCCTTCTGGACCAGCCGCTGGGTTGTCTCCGAGAACTTTGCTCTGTCCACATAACCGGGGATGCCAGACGATTCACCGGGTTGTCCTTTGCCTTCCTGAAACCGTCCGAGAGCTTCACCAGCTTGACTATGCAAGATGTACAGTTGGGAGGGAGGTTAGCGAGGGTGGCGGCTAACTTCAAGTACCTCCCGTGCCTTACCACGATAAAGCTACAAGACTGCGGGCTGAGTGGCGAGGATGTGACAGCCATGGCTGAGTACCTGTACCACGTCCCCCTCGAAGACTTGGACGTGTCCTTCAACGAGCTTGGTAACGGAGTCTCTAACCTCGTCAACAAGCTGGTCGACCTGCCCTCGCTGAGGATCCTCCGTATGTGCGACGTGTCGCCGACGTTCAACACCATCGAGACGATTGGCAAGGCGCTCGAACACATGAAGCAACTTGAGGAGCTGCACCTTGCTCAGAATGAAGTGGACGCTTGGAACTATAGAGGGTGCTGGGAAGACCTGGTTCAGAATGTTTGCCACTTGCCCAAGCTGAGGGTGGTGGATGTCAGTCGCTGCCTGATCGGCTCCCACAACATCACGCTCCTCGTCAAGAGCCTCATCCACACCGCGGTGGAAGTCATCAACATTGCCTACAACGAAGCCACCAACGAAACCATGGAAGCCCTGGAAGAAAACCTGGTGCAGCTGCAGTACTTGAAATCTCTGAACGTCAGCGGAAACGAGATCTCCTTCCACGGCATCTACTACTTCGGCAAAGCTCTCCACCAGGCGAGGGACCTGACAAACCTCAACGTGAGCTACAACGAGCTGGCCGACGTAGCAGTTGCCGACCTGGCGGGACGACTGCACCAAGTCTCGGGCCATCTGAGAGTGTTGGACATCAGCAGTAACCCGATCTCAGAAGAGGGCTTAAAGAACTTTGCGAGCAGCATGGAACCCATGCTGGCGCTCAAACAGCTAAACATGTCGGGAGCAGGGTGGCAGTCGTTCCACCTGAGCAACGAGGCTGCGCTGGTCCTGGCGCAACTACTCGGCCGTCTGCCAAGTCTGGAGAGGCTGGAGCTGAGGTGGATCACCATGCAACTCGAGGGCTTTCAAGCTGTGGTCAGGGCAGCCATGAAGCACCCAAAGCTACAGGAACTGTG GTACTGCAGGGAGAAAGTCCCTCGGGGAACTGAAGCCTTGGTTGTCGAGGCAAAAAAGCTACTGCACTTTGAAGATGCAAACTGA
- the LOC136434678 gene encoding protein rolling stone-like encodes MRTTSLSEGSVRGWRNRCSMEWPNYSSFVTSPWFADQREFVIYRAVCALVTLSILVYSIPTDSNRWYTYFTNWAYTAFALHFCWAAAVCFLDYRNNPDNKRGKSRGGPAKMALKIGWVIYNIAMPSAFFVSFEYWVSPWPVTLGFRSFLRHTLNSIMAVMDIMVSGIPSRLDHVVFSVLFGIVYNTFVVLYWLLDCRGYFGKPYIYSFLDLNTVPLQAVVIMTGSNFVIMPAAHAVVCLLYQTRLVLLARFRKRTAREVKLTPWQKSIIPIEVHEDVVMDMLSSTDEQIV; translated from the exons ATGCGGACGACATCGCTATCAGAAGGCTCTGTTAGGGGATGGCGGAACAGGTGTTCCATGGAGTGGCCCAACTACAGCTCGTTCGTTACATCACCG TGGTTTGCCGATCAACGGGAGTTTGTCATCTACCGTGCGGTGTGCGCCCTGGTCACCCTGAGTATCCTGGTCTACAGCATCCCCACGGACAGCAACAGGTGGTACACGTACTTCACCAACTGGGCGTACACAGCTTTCGCTCTCCACTTCTGCTGGGCCGCTGCCGTCTGCTTTCTAGACTACCGTAACAACCCTGATAACAAGCGGGGCAAATCGAGGGGTGGCCCGGCTAAAATGGCGTTGAAGATCGGCTGGGTAATCTACAACATCGCCATGCCAAGCGCGTTTTTTGTCTCGTTTGAATACTGGGTGTCTCCTTGGCCGGTGACTCTCGGTTTCCGCAGCTTTTTGCGTCACACTCTGAACTCCATCATGGCAGTCATGGACATCATGGTAAGCGGGATCCCTTCACGTCTTGACCACGTGGTTTTCAGCGTGCTCTTCGGAATCGTCTACAACACCTTCGTGGTTCTATACTGGCTGCTCGATTGTCGTGGATACTTCGGGAAACCGTACATTTATTCTTTCCTGGACCTCAACACGGTTCCGCTCCAAGCTGTTGTCATCATGACCGGTAGTAACTTTGTCATCATGCCGGCCGCTCACGCCGTCGTCTGTCTCTTGTACCAGACCCGCCTCGTGCTTTTGGCCAGGTTCAGGAAGAGGACAGCCCGCGAGGTCAAACTCACGCCTTGGCAGAAAAGCATCATTCCTATTGAAGTCCATGAAGATGTGGTCATGGATATGTTATCGAGTACAGACGAGCAGATTGTGTGA